One genomic window of Arthrobacter sp. KBS0703 includes the following:
- a CDS encoding SRPBCC domain-containing protein, translating into MENLFSHAAGPGSNEPVPAEGLEPVVCTAVVPGPVSRAFIGFTDHTHLWWPMETNSVYGPGSYVEFEENLILETADDGRSAAWGTIDDWQPPLSFHASWYPGTTALWSTELRIAFRAVDGGTEVRVVHDGWEGAEDPAGTRASYEKGWPDVLERFVRFMGGAEA; encoded by the coding sequence ATGGAAAACCTCTTCAGCCACGCCGCCGGCCCCGGCTCCAACGAGCCTGTTCCCGCCGAGGGCCTGGAGCCGGTGGTCTGCACCGCAGTAGTGCCCGGACCTGTGTCGCGGGCCTTCATAGGCTTCACCGACCACACGCACCTGTGGTGGCCGATGGAGACCAACAGCGTGTACGGCCCCGGCTCCTACGTCGAGTTCGAGGAGAACCTGATCCTCGAGACCGCGGACGACGGCAGGAGCGCGGCCTGGGGAACCATCGATGACTGGCAGCCTCCGCTGTCCTTCCACGCCTCCTGGTACCCCGGCACCACGGCACTATGGTCGACAGAGCTCAGGATTGCGTTCCGGGCTGTCGATGGCGGCACGGAGGTCCGCGTAGTGCACGACGGCTGGGAAGGCGCCGAGGACCCGGCCGGCACTCGTGCCAGCTACGAGAAGGGCTGGCCCGACGTCCTGGAACGGTTCGTACGGTTCATGGGCGGCGCCGAAGCCTAG
- a CDS encoding LacI family DNA-binding transcriptional regulator: MTGIKEVAERAGLSIATVSRALSGRGHVSPKSRERARAAAADLGFVPSYQASSLASGRNSNIGLVVPSVHRWYFSSVVEGVSAALLDAGYDLTLYNITEGSSRRQSVLNDFLLRKRVDAVIAVSLALTESEIAQMLAIHRPIVGIGGPLPGASTIRIDDHGLAEAAVNHLIGLGHSRIAHMTGGSAYEQDFKIPRTRLAGYDTAMLAAGISVRPEWTVTADFTVQGAYAAARTLLGGIPLGGNSERPTAVFAASDEMAIGTILAARDFGLRVPDDLSVIGMDGHELGELFGLTTIDQDPRGQGALAVRLLLDGLDGGTDQAVQDIEYPTRFIIRSSTAVPLA, encoded by the coding sequence ATGACCGGCATCAAGGAAGTCGCGGAGCGTGCCGGGCTCTCCATAGCTACGGTTTCGCGCGCCTTGAGCGGCAGGGGCCACGTGTCGCCTAAGAGCCGGGAACGTGCCCGGGCGGCCGCCGCGGACCTTGGCTTCGTACCGTCCTACCAGGCCTCAAGCCTCGCCTCCGGCCGAAACAGCAACATCGGCCTTGTAGTGCCATCCGTCCACCGCTGGTACTTCTCTTCGGTGGTGGAGGGGGTCTCGGCTGCGCTGCTGGATGCCGGCTACGACCTGACCCTGTACAACATCACTGAAGGCTCATCGCGCCGCCAGAGCGTTCTCAACGACTTCCTGCTGCGCAAACGGGTAGACGCGGTCATAGCAGTTTCGCTCGCGCTCACCGAGTCCGAGATCGCGCAGATGCTGGCGATCCACCGCCCCATCGTGGGAATCGGCGGCCCGCTGCCGGGGGCTTCCACCATCCGCATCGACGATCACGGCCTCGCGGAGGCGGCGGTGAACCACCTGATAGGCCTGGGCCACAGCAGGATCGCTCATATGACCGGGGGTTCGGCGTACGAGCAGGACTTTAAGATCCCCCGTACCCGCCTTGCCGGCTATGACACGGCCATGCTGGCCGCCGGGATCAGTGTGCGGCCGGAGTGGACCGTAACCGCGGACTTCACCGTCCAGGGTGCCTACGCGGCCGCCCGCACGCTGCTGGGTGGCATTCCGTTGGGCGGCAATTCCGAGCGGCCAACCGCCGTGTTCGCCGCTTCCGACGAGATGGCAATCGGCACCATCCTCGCCGCCCGCGATTTCGGGCTTCGGGTTCCGGATGACCTGTCCGTCATCGGCATGGACGGGCACGAACTCGGCGAGCTCTTCGGCCTCACCACCATTGACCAGGATCCGCGCGGCCAGGGTGCACTGGCAGTCCGCCTGTTGCTGGACGGGCTCGACGGCGGAACGGACCAGGCGGTGCAGGACATCGAGTATCCGACCCGGTTTATCATCAGGTCCAGTACTGCTGTGCCGCTGGCCTAG